The Corvus hawaiiensis isolate bCorHaw1 chromosome 10, bCorHaw1.pri.cur, whole genome shotgun sequence genome includes a window with the following:
- the AMER3 gene encoding APC membrane recruitment protein 3: MELKRGKTFIKSSVQHEKVPPVHTAPTNKDEMGKDKKAVLEGNQSVAEVQLACLATHKNYRFSTRAARNGAGDHNLEKSSGSSYKLVRKSKTHDCVTEADKTEHCSPSSRACEEGFFGKGKGRLVNSISFTGMSSSSSKKECVVSPSQSACSSQMIDYRNFVPQMPFVPAVAKTIPRKRISLKRSKKGLRDIFHIRKNKPDSLSFLVEKDKNLSSPGCRSELSGRLAKYLFKTGETCAADCLSQDCSDSELQSDSSYDYCNALCEDVASLKSFDSLTGCGEIFADETSAHLELENSKDLLLRRSKHKDSPGTGSFQGGVEQLASPGQNETVEFAKFWDNINKSVRLHQSALFEKKLLKTPSSDLEKDRNQAAVPVTDPQDSPDKEGDNSKDSSTETETPKSENQESTSTSDEGYYDSFSPGQDDELKEAQTPGVPGRFPRDSYSGDALYELFYDPNEVKVNPILDDDLCASESVSEQAIEIPLSIYSFHVGAEENMASQPTLDIISQGFFHSTWKGKECLLKLCDTELSLTMGIINWLRKHSGLISSPDSLQSPQSQPEKSNDSLILPSHSPEQKGSTEAQQETPGKGESNTFNVCVPLEESKHTTQASSVNIAGRDHSLDSCLNTSNLSFRGREGSHHKDLSTAPGTVETTRSSSYASQSQANRDTLQTSSTESEKLAISLGCETSGDKNPLPEKLNRESGSQRSENPSLDDNHEVESCYSYKTAATSLRDPLEREDRNKPMYRSRSISCDKPPQPLTLNHFQSYMSPTPTESSTNIVQLLEHCVTQVASLKISYENKHLEDKYIGNEMNSIIHKMSQYKNKLFLQNECNCVAQNPEYPSIPSTNQYNYETSFQSSSLYHLKQNGEQICSEDQKSRAKMTDEVTQSKINFEYSQLNNQALSYLKDFGLSSSDSGPETSLSRPTFLPLFNSICPDIAGTFSQASHSTAVSLSDSLQPEEAKQCSPGPWNYAETPCHGLAGGSALSPLLEAVARDTAVTTRNHQ, encoded by the coding sequence ATGGAGCTCAAGAGAGGAAAGACTTTCATAAAATCCAGTGTACAACATGAGAAAGTGCCACCGGTGCATACAGCTCCTACCAACAAAGATGAGATGGGCAAAGACAAAAAGGCAGTTCTGGAGGGAAACCAAAGTGTGGCTGAAGTCCAGCTGGCATGTTTGGCCACACACAAGAACTACAGATTTTCTACCAGAGCAGCAAGGAATGGAGCTGGTGATCACAACCTGGAAAAATCATCTGGATCCTCCTACAAGCTTGTAAGGAAGAGTAAAACCCATGACTGTGTTACTGAGGCAGACAAAACAGAgcactgcagccccagcagcagggcttgCGAAGAAGGATTTTTTGGAAAGGGCAAGGGCCGACTTGTCAATAGCATCAGCTTTACAGGGatgtccagctccagcagtaAGAAGGAGTGTGTGGTCAGCCCCAGCCAGTCTGCATGCAGCAGTCAGATGATAGATTACAGGAACTTTGTGCCACAGATGCCTTTTGTACCAGCTGTCGCAAAAACCATTCCCAGGAAGAGGATTTCCCTCAAGAGATCTAAGAAAGGGCTCAGAGATATATTtcacataagaaaaaataaaccagacaGCCTCTCATTTCTGGTGGAGAAGGACAAGAACCTGtcctctccaggctgcaggagTGAGTTGTCTGGACGTCTTGCAAAGTATCTTTTCAAAACTGGAGAAACTTGTGCAGCTGATTGCTTGTCACAGGACTGCTCAGACAGTGAACTGCAGTCTGACTCCTCCTATGACTACTGCAATGCCCTGTGTGAAGATGTTGCCTCTCTGAAGAGCTTTGACTCCCTCACTGGCTGTGGGGAAATCTTTGCTGATGAGACTTCTGCTCATCTGGAGCTGGAGAACAGCAAAGACCTTCTGCTGAGGCGAAGCAAGCACAAAGACAGCCCTGGCACGGGCTCCTTCCAAGGAGGGGTGGAGCAGCTGGCCTCTCCTGGCCAGAATGAGACAGTGGAATTTGCAAAGTTTTGGGACAACATCAACAAATCAGTAAGGCTACATCAGAGTGCTCTGTTTGAAAAGAAGTTACTGAAGACACCTAGTTCTGACTTAGAAAAGGATAGAAATCAGGCTGCTGTACCGGTCACAGACCCCCAGGACTCACCCGATAAAGAAGGTGACAATTCCAAAGACAGctccacagaaacagaaacaccGAAAAGTGAAAACCAGGAATCCACATCGACAAGTGATGAAGGCTACTATGATTCATTCTCTCCTGGACAAGATGATGAACTGAAGGAAGCTCAGACCCCTGGTGTCCCAGGTAGATTTCCAAGAGACAGTTACAGCGGAGATGCCCTTTATGAGCTCTTCTATGACCCAAATGAAGTCAAAGTAAACCCTATCCTTGATGATGACTTGTGTGCATCTGAAAGTGTTTCAGAGCAAGCCATTGAAATCCCTTTGTCCATTTACAGCTTTCATGTTGGAGCTGAGGAGAACATGGCTTCCCAACCAACTCTAGATATCATCAGCCAGGGTTTTTTCCACAGCACATGGAAAGGCAAAGAATGTTTGCTAAAGCTCTGTGATACTGAGCTTTCACTGACCATGGGGATAATAAACTGGCTACGAAAACACTCAGGACTCATTTCCTCCCCTGATTCTCTTCAGAGTCCTCAATCACAGCCAGAAAAGTCTAATGATTCATTGATCCTGCCCAGTCACAGTCCAGAGCAGAAAGGGAGCACAGAAGCTCAGCAGGAGACACCAGGCAAGGGTGAATCTAATACATTTAATGTATGTGTGCCTTTGGAGGAAAGCAAACACACAACCCAGGCCTCTTCAGTAAACATTGCTGGAAGAGACCACAGCCTGGACTCCTGCCTGAACACATCTAATCTGAGTTTCCGAGGAAGAGAAGGGAGTCACCACAAGGACTTATCTACAGCCCCTGGGACTGTGGAAACCACCAGATCATCAAGTTATGCATCACAATCACAGGCTAACAGAGACACTCTGCAGACATCTTCGACTGAGAGCGAGAAGCTAGCAATTTCATTGGGATGTGAGACATCTGGAGATAAAAACCCACTGCCAGAAAAGCTGAACAGAGAGAGTGGCTCCCAGAGGTCTGAAAATCCTTCATTAGATGATAATCACGAAGTAGAATCATGTTACTCCTACAAGACTGCTGCGACCTCACTCCGAGATCCCCTTGAGAGGGAGGACAGAAATAAACCAATGTATCGCTCTCGCTCTATCTCCTGTGACAAACCACCACAGCCTCTAACCCTCAATCACTTCCAGAGCTACATGAGCCCCACACCAACAGAGAGCAGCACTAACATAGTGCAGCTCTTAGAGCACTGTGTAACACAGGTGGCATCATTAAAAATTAGCTATGAAAACAAGCACCTGGAAGACAAATACATCGGGAATGAAATGAACAGTATCATTCATAAGATGTCTCAGTACAAAAACAAGttatttttgcaaaatgaaTGCAACTGCGTTGCTCAAAATCCAGAATATCCCAGTATTCCTAGCACAAACCAATACAACTATGAGACAAGTTTCCAATCTAGCAGTCTGTATCATTTGAAGCAAAATGGGGAGCAAATTTGCTCTGAAGATCAGAAAAGTAGAGCAAAAATGACTGATGAGGTTACTCAAAGCAAGATAAATTTTGAATACTCCCAGCTGAATAATCAAGCACTCTCCTATTTAAAGGACTTTGGTCTCAGTTCAAGTGATTCTGGCCCTGAGACATCTCTTAGTAGACCAACATTTTTACCTCTCTTTAACTCCATCTGCCCAGACATAGCTGGTACCTTCTCACAAGCCTCACACAGCACGGCTGTCTCTCTGTCTGACTCGCTGCAGCCTGAGGAGGCCAAGCAGTGCAGCCCAGGGCCCTGGAACTATGCAGagaccccctgccatggcctggctggagggagtgctctgtcccctctcctaGAGGCAGTGGCCCGGGATACAGCGGTGACAACCAGGAACCACCAGTGA